From the genome of Tachysurus vachellii isolate PV-2020 chromosome 2, HZAU_Pvac_v1, whole genome shotgun sequence, one region includes:
- the LOC132841794 gene encoding fucolectin-like: METSQRPLILTLGICIFSLQWTLTHQQDNLALRGIATQSSTNGPYSAPRAIDGNRASNIYSASCTHTYTETDPWWRVDLLAEYEIAKVIITNRGDCCPERIDGAEIHIGNSLINNGNNNPRCTVISSIPAGASVNYTCHMFGRYVNIFIPGPNHIVSLCEVEVYIPVTVRVFLKLKFNSSEDLSNPTIWDEVNQKIKSVQPSISHVRLTMGPEMDTEN, encoded by the exons ATGGAGACTTCACAGAGGCCCCTGATTCTTACTTTAG GAATATGCATTTTCTCATTGCAGTGGACACTGACCCATCAGCaag ACAATCTTGCCCTAAGAGGCATAGCAACCCAATCTTCTACAAACGGCCCTTACTCTGCTCCCCGTGCTATTGATGGCAACAGAGCATCTAACATCTATTCCgcctcatgcacacacacatatactgagACCGACCCATGGTGGAGGGTGGATTTGTTGGCGGAGTATGAAATTGCAAAGGTAATTATCACTAACAGAGGCGACTGCTGTCCAGAACGGATAGATGGTGCTGAGATTCACATTGGCAACTCCTTAATCAACAACGGCAACAATAACCCCAG ATGTACTGTTATATCTAGCATACCTGCTGGTGCCTCTGTAAACTACACCTGCCATATGTTTGGTCGTTATGTGAACATCTTCATTCCTGGTCCTAACCACATTGTCAGCCTCTGTGAAGTGGAAGTCTATA TCCCTGTTACCGTGAGGGTATTTCTGAAATTAAAGTTCAACAGCAGTGAGGATCTCAGCAACCCTACCATATGGGATGAAGTTAATCAAAAG ATCAAATCTGTCCAGCCCTCAATATCTCATGTTCGATTGACAATGGGACCAGAAATGGACACTGAAAATTAG